From Pirellulales bacterium, the proteins below share one genomic window:
- the gap gene encoding type I glyceraldehyde-3-phosphate dehydrogenase, with amino-acid sequence MAIRVAINGFGRIGRLVFRIMMSRPNDFEVVAINDLTSNKMLATLLKYDSTHRRYPGKVQHDDTSITVDGKRIHALAERDPAKLPWGKEKIDVVIESTGIFTGRAAGGKPGYDTHLEAGAKKVILSAPAKDGADLTCVLGVNDDKLTPAMRCVSNASCTTNCLAPIAKVLNDKWGIEKGLMTTVHAYTNDQNVQDLPHSDPYRARAAAQNIIPTSTGAASAVGLVIPELKGKLTGIAMRVPVSTGSVVDLTAIMAKPVTEAEVKAAMKDAAESSLKGILEYTEDPIVSSDIIGNPHSSIFAADFTQVIGGNMLKVLSWYDNEWGYSSRTVDLVAKFGKM; translated from the coding sequence GTGGCAATCCGCGTGGCAATTAACGGTTTTGGTCGTATCGGGCGGCTCGTCTTTCGCATCATGATGTCGCGACCCAACGACTTCGAGGTCGTGGCGATCAACGACCTGACGAGCAACAAGATGCTCGCCACGCTGCTGAAATACGACAGCACGCATCGCCGCTACCCGGGCAAAGTCCAGCACGACGACACGTCGATCACGGTCGACGGCAAGCGGATTCACGCCCTCGCCGAGCGCGATCCGGCCAAGCTCCCCTGGGGCAAGGAAAAAATCGACGTCGTGATCGAAAGCACCGGAATCTTCACCGGCCGCGCGGCGGGCGGGAAGCCGGGCTACGACACGCACCTCGAGGCCGGCGCGAAGAAGGTGATCTTGAGCGCCCCGGCCAAAGACGGCGCCGACCTGACCTGCGTGTTGGGCGTGAACGACGACAAATTGACGCCGGCCATGAGGTGCGTTTCGAACGCCAGCTGCACGACGAACTGCCTCGCGCCCATCGCCAAGGTGCTGAACGACAAGTGGGGCATCGAAAAGGGGTTGATGACCACAGTCCATGCCTACACGAACGATCAGAACGTGCAGGACTTGCCGCACAGCGACCCGTACCGGGCCCGCGCCGCGGCGCAGAACATTATTCCGACGTCGACCGGTGCGGCGAGCGCCGTGGGCCTCGTGATTCCCGAGCTCAAGGGCAAGCTGACGGGCATTGCCATGCGGGTGCCGGTCTCGACCGGCAGCGTCGTCGATTTGACCGCCATCATGGCCAAGCCCGTCACCGAGGCCGAGGTCAAAGCCGCCATGAAAGATGCCGCGGAAAGCTCGCTGAAGGGCATCCTGGAATACACGGAAGATCCGATTGTCTCGTCGGACATCATCGGCAATCCGCACAGTTCCATCTTTGCCGCGGACTTCACGCAAGTAATCGGCGGCAACATGCTGAAGGTACTCAGCTGGTATGACAACGAGTGGGGCTACAGCAGCCGCACCGTCGACCTGGTGGCCAAGTTCGGCAAGATGTAG